The DNA segment AACTCGGCCACGGCCTGTCCGGCGGCCTGCATCACCGGCCAGTCCGAGTCCGATCCCATGACGATCCCGACGCGAGCACCCATGCCGGAACCCTAGCGCGGACCTGCCGCCCCGGCCCCCGATCGACGGTCGTTGACAGGTTCGCCAGCATCCGGCTGTGACCGGGATCGACCACGGGCGGGAACGGGTCGCGCAACGGGACCGGTCGTGGCGCGAGCACCTCGACGTCCCACATAGTGATCAGTGTCACGTTGAGGGCTGACCAACTCTCCGATGTTCAGTACTGTGCCTTTCATACCCCCCCATTGTTTGCTTCTGGAGAGTTTCAACAGAACCAAACCATCTCCGACAAGGAAGTCTCAGATGCCTGATTCCCCCCTCCCTGCGACCACCCGTCTCGGCCGGATCGGCGCGATCCCCCTCGCACTCGGTATCGCATTGACCATGGGCGCCGGCTCGGCCGGCGCCGCCGATCCCGCCTATCCGGAGTGGAACAACAATCCCGACGTCTTCGAGGTCAACTCCGAACCGGCGCACTCGACGTTGATGCCCTACGGCAACCTCGAGCAGGCACTCGCCGCCGACCGCACCGACTCGCCCTATCGCCTCAGCCTGGACGGTGAGTGGGACTTCGCCTGGTCGGAGAACCCGGACTCGCGGATCCAGGACTTCTGGCAGGCCGACACCAGCGACTGGGACCAGATCACGGTGCCCTCGCACTGGCAGCTGGAAGGTTACGACTTTCCCATCTACACCAACGTCACCTACCCGTTCATGGGTGCCAACGGGAAGAACGAGAACCCCGAGTACCCGGCCGCGCCGACCGAGTACAACCCGGTGGGTCAGTACCGCACCAGCTTCGAGATCCCGGAGGGCTGGGACGGCCGCGAGACCTTCCTGCATTTCGAGGGCGTCGAATCGGCCTTCTACGTCTGGGTGAATGGTGAGCGGGTCGGCTACCGGGAGGACTCCTTCACCTCTGCGGAGTTCAACATCGGCGACTACCTGCGCGCCGGCACCAACGAACTCGCAGTCGAGGTCTACCGCTGGTCCGACGGCTCCTGGTTGGAGGACCAGGACTTCGTCCGCTACTCCGGCATCTTCCGCTCGGTCTTCCTCTTCTCGACACCGACCACCCACATCCGCGACTTCCGTATCGACACCCCGCTCAGCGAGGACTACAGCGCCGCCGAGATCGACCTCGGGGTCGACATCCGCGACTACGCCGGACAGGACCCGCACGCCGTCGGGGTACGTGCCCAGCTCTACGACGATGCCGAGCGTCCCGTCTGGGAGGATCCGCTGACCACCGGTGGTACGACCACCGGGAACACCGATGATGATCTGCACCTGCAGGCGTCCAGGTCGGTCCCCGAGCCCAGGCTCTGGTCGGCCGAGGACCCGTACCTGTACACCCTGGTGATCGAACTCCTGGACGCCGAGGGTTCGGTCACCGAGACCCTGTCCCACCGGGTCGGGCTGCGCGAGGCCCGGATGGGCACCGCCGAGGACGGCAACGAGGTGTTCCTGATCAACGGTGAGGTGGCCTCCATCCGGGGCGTCAACCGCCATGAGAACTCACCGCACAACGGTCGCGCGGTGACCGAGGAGGAGATGATCAAGGACGCCGAACTGCTGAAGCAGAACAACATCGACTTCGTCCGCGCCTCCCACTACCCCAACTCACCACGGTGGTACGAGATCGCCGACGAGTACGGGCTCTTCGTCCTCGACGAGACGAACCTGGAGACCCATGGCGCCTGGGACGACATCCCGCAGAGCCGTCCCGAGCTCACCGAGAACGTCGTCGCCCGGGCACAGAACATGGTGCTGCGGGACAAGAACCATGCCTCGGTGGTCATGTGGTCACTCGGCAACGAGGCCGGCGGCGGTTCGAACTTCACCGCCATGTACGACTGGATCCGTGACTACGACCCGCTGCGGCCGATCCAGTACGAGGGCGGCGGCAGCCAGCCCGAGCACTCCGATCTCCACTCCCGGATGTACAGCTTCCCCGACTCGATCGCCGACTACGTGCAGAACAGCGACGACGAGCGTCCGTTCCTGGCCATCGAGTACTCCCATGCGATGGGCAACTCGAATGGCAATCTCGACGAGTACTGGGACCTGGCACGTGAGTACCCGACCCGCTTCCAGGGCGGCTTCATCTGGGAATGGGCAGATCATTCGATCTACGGCGAGCTCCCGCAGTGGCAGTCGGTGACCGAGACCGGTCCGCATCACCTGCAGGCCAGGTTCAACGGTCAGTCGAGCATCCGCGAGGGCCGACTCGACGGTTCGGTGACCTTCGCCGATGCCGAGCAGACCCAGCTCACCGGACCGGTGACGGTGGAGGCAGTGGTCCAGCCTTCCAGCCGCTCCACCGAGCACGGACCGATCATCGGCAAGGGCGACAGCCAGTGGGCGCTGAAGCAGACCGGCGAACGCTTGGAGTTCTACGTCCACAACGCCGCCGACGGCTGGGTGACCGCGGTCGCCGACCTGCCCGAGGACTGGACCGAGGCCAGCCATCACGTTGCCGGGTCGTTCGATCCCGAGAACGCACTGTTGTCGCTCTACATCGACGGTGAACTCGTCGGCACCAAGCAGACCACTGCCCAACCGTCGGCCTCCGGACACCCGGTGGGCATCGGCATCGACACCCAGAACGACGACCGTACCTTCGACGGCGCCATCAGCTCGGCGGCCGTCCACGACCGTGTCCTCAGCGCCGAGGAACTCAGCGACGACAGCCGCGGGCCCCAG comes from the Naumannella halotolerans genome and includes:
- a CDS encoding glycoside hydrolase family 2 TIM barrel-domain containing protein, which encodes MPDSPLPATTRLGRIGAIPLALGIALTMGAGSAGAADPAYPEWNNNPDVFEVNSEPAHSTLMPYGNLEQALAADRTDSPYRLSLDGEWDFAWSENPDSRIQDFWQADTSDWDQITVPSHWQLEGYDFPIYTNVTYPFMGANGKNENPEYPAAPTEYNPVGQYRTSFEIPEGWDGRETFLHFEGVESAFYVWVNGERVGYREDSFTSAEFNIGDYLRAGTNELAVEVYRWSDGSWLEDQDFVRYSGIFRSVFLFSTPTTHIRDFRIDTPLSEDYSAAEIDLGVDIRDYAGQDPHAVGVRAQLYDDAERPVWEDPLTTGGTTTGNTDDDLHLQASRSVPEPRLWSAEDPYLYTLVIELLDAEGSVTETLSHRVGLREARMGTAEDGNEVFLINGEVASIRGVNRHENSPHNGRAVTEEEMIKDAELLKQNNIDFVRASHYPNSPRWYEIADEYGLFVLDETNLETHGAWDDIPQSRPELTENVVARAQNMVLRDKNHASVVMWSLGNEAGGGSNFTAMYDWIRDYDPLRPIQYEGGGSQPEHSDLHSRMYSFPDSIADYVQNSDDERPFLAIEYSHAMGNSNGNLDEYWDLAREYPTRFQGGFIWEWADHSIYGELPQWQSVTETGPHHLQARFNGQSSIREGRLDGSVTFADAEQTQLTGPVTVEAVVQPSSRSTEHGPIIGKGDSQWALKQTGERLEFYVHNAADGWVTAVADLPEDWTEASHHVAGSFDPENALLSLYIDGELVGTKQTTAQPSASGHPVGIGIDTQNDDRTFDGAISSAAVHDRVLSAEELSDDSRGPQDRGVVLWFDAATAEVETHGGDGETGLIYGGDFGDNPTDGNFMNDGLVLPDREETPKLAEVARQYQQVNVTAVDLAAGRVELTNEFAFSDLSEYELTWQVLRDGEPVAQGELSGDQLLTPPRSSRELELPLDGFEPEADREYHLDVAVRTTEDQLWAEAGHVLAESQLAFADEVPVHTGPESVTLPTTTTADTDDAVTVTGEGFSLGIDKTTGRLESLVHDGRELITEGLRPNYWRSPTDNDLANSYMTEGAKWRHAGRDFSVETARVEQWDPSTTRITIEGTLPTPSASKQTLIYTVFGSGEVDVASTVEPGSDLSYIPEVGTLLEIDERYDTFSWFGRGELETMADRRSAGDVGTWSVPVSEAATKYIRPQESGNRTDVRWASLTDSAGDGLLVAADPLLEVSATERTPEDLAQGARHWQDLAAPDSTVLRLNHRQMGVGGDDSWGAETHDAYKIPADQSYSFSYRLMPLRSGESAQEQADARAVVSDDQPTPEPSPTPEPSPTPEPSPTPEPSPTPEPSPSTEPSPTPEPTGTTEPTSTSEPTGTTEPSSPGSTEPSPGEGEHSDGGPGDDGSGSGGSDDGGSGDGGSGDGSARPPLADTGAPLLGVLVPASVLLMCAGGVGTWLGRRTG